The following coding sequences lie in one Xiphophorus maculatus strain JP 163 A chromosome 4, X_maculatus-5.0-male, whole genome shotgun sequence genomic window:
- the fadd gene encoding FAS-associated death domain protein — protein sequence MSASNFNSVLLDISNKLKAENLEQLKFLVRDHIGKQKLERIKTGHQLFEILTERGQLGQDNADYLCQLLRQVQRDDLSEKLSNWEVQQEDPKYSLSDTERDKLDIATEVIRDNLGRNWRKLGRKLRLGETKLESIATRHPTDLEETAMELLKEWRKIRGPEAQTKELIAALRDCQLNLTADKIQEKLKQKGLSSSD from the exons ATGAGCGCTTCAAACTTTAACTCCGTTCTGCTGGACATTTCAAATAAGCTCAAAGCGGAAAACCTAGAACAACTCAAGTTTCTAGTTCGAGACCACATTGGGAAACAAAAGTTGGAAAGGATCAAAACAGGACACCAACTGTTTGAGATTCTGACAGAAAGAGGCCAACTAGGACAGGACAACGCAGACTATCTATGCCAGCTTCTGCGGCAGGTCCAGCGAGATGATCTGTCCGAGAAGCTAAGCAACTGGGAGGTCCAGCAAGAAGACCCCAAATACAGCTTGAGCGACACCGAGAGAG ACAAACTGGACATCGCCACGGAGGTGATCAGAGACAATCTGGGGAGGAACTGGCGCAAACTAGGCCGCAAACTACGACTGGGGGAGACCAAGCTGGAGTCCATCGCCACACGGCATCCCACCGATCTGGAGGAGACCGCCATGGAGCTGCTGAAGGAGTGGAGGAAGATTAGAGGACCTGAAGCCCAAACAAAGGAGCTGATAGCAGCTCTGAGGGACTGTCAGCTCAATTTAACTGCTGATAAAATCCAGGAGAAACTTAAACAGAAGGGATTATCCAGCTCAGATTAG